The genomic region GGCCCGATCCTACCTACGCAGCCGGCAACGCCAGCCAGAAGTGGTCAGGAGTTACTTTGCGGAAGAGCACGTCCGATATGCGGCAACATGACCTCAAGCTGTCAAACATTTAGTGCTCTCCGTAGTACCTGCTTCGCGCTTGCCCATGTCCACGGTCTTCAGAATGCGTCCGGTGGCGTCGAGCACGGCGAGGGTGAGCCTGCGGGGCCTGAGTACGGCGAAGCTGACCGCTAGGGCAGAACCGTGCGCAATGGCGGGCAATTCGAGCGAGAGTTCCGGCAACCGTGTTACCTGCCACGGATTCTCTTGTAGACCGAGGTCGGTGAGGGCGGCCTCGGCGAAGAAGAGGTCGTTGTCGCCGCCGCGGCCGTCGGCCCAGATGGCGCGGGCATAGGTCGAGTCGGTGACGATGATGTGGTACTCGCCGAGGAACGAGACCGGACTGGTGAATGTGGTGTCTGTGATCCTAATGCTGGACCTGATGGTCGCGCCGTAGTCGTCGGAATACGTGTAGCGCATTGACCAGCGACTGGAAGATGAGGTCGGCCAGGATGGCGTATGGTACCACATGAAGTGCAGCCTGCCCGTGTAGTCGGCTGTGACCCAGCCCTTGCACTGGCCGCCCGCAGATGAGTCAGGCAGCCGAGTGGTGGCGCTCCAGGTCTGGCCGCTGTCGGTTGAGCGGGAGTAGACGATGTCCCAGTTACCGAGGCCGTCGTCAACCCAGGTGATGACCACATTGGAGTCGGTGGGTGCGGCAATGGAGGGTAGCGGGGCGCGGTCGCCATAGCCATCTGTGTACGAGCAGGTTGGGTCCACGGTCACCCACGGCGCCCAGGTTGTGCCCTGGTCGGTGGAACGCGTGCAGTAGACGCCGTCGCCGCCCCAGTAGCGGTTCATCAGGTAGATGATGCCGGAAGGGCTGAGACATATGCCGGTGATACCGGTCCGGGTAGAGTCGGCGACGGTGCGGTTCCAGGTGCGGCCCCGGTCGGTGGACTTGGCGAAGACAATACCTTGCTGGGGAGCGTCCCACTGCTGCCAGGCGATGTAGATGTTGTTGCCGCGGACGACGCCCCAGGGCTTGTCGACTGTTCCGCTCGGGAGGAACTCCGACACATCTGAAGTGTCCGACCAGGTGACGCCGTGGTCGGTCGAGAGGTAGTGATTCAGCACGGTCGTCGAGAACTGGCAGTAGAGGTGAACGTAGTGAGAGTCGTCGACCATGATTAGTGGGTCTGTGTGCCAGTCGATGCCGACGGATGTGTCCTTCCAGACACTCGAGGTCCAGGTTGTGCCGCCGTTGGTCGAACGGCCATAGGTGAGTCCGGCGTAGCGGGACCGTTCGGCCCAGTTGCAGACGCAGTAGACGTAGTCACCATCAGAGGCGATGCAGGACTCGCCTTCATTGATGGTATCGCCGACGTCGGCGGCACGGACGTTCGCACCCCACGGCTGGTCAGCAAACGCCGCGGTCACCAGCAGCAGGGGAACTAGCAGAGCGAAGTACTTCATCAGTCCTCCGGGTTGGTTTCTCGTATCTATGCTAGGCCAGCATGTGCCGGATGTCAAACCGGATAGCTTGACTTCGATACTGCGGTACTTACCATTACTCGAAACACAACGTTCTTGAACAAGTCTGGATTCAGATTCGGCGCCCGGCTGCTGCAGCTATACTTCACAATCGGGCTGCTGGCCTTGGCCGGTGTCTGGTTCTTCTACTCCCAGTATCTGCTTATCCGGCTGTCGCGGTCCTGGCAGGGGTATGTTTCGACCCTTTCGGCGCAGCTTGAGAGCGACACCCAGCTGCGATCGCGCATATATGCGAAGTTCATGTCCCGGGCGACCGAACCTTCCGAAGGCAGTTCACCGGAGCTCGACATTATCTTTGACGAGATCATCAGGAAGATCGACTTCCCGGTGATAATAACCGACGCCAAGGGAAAGCCAACTTCATGGCGCAACCTGCCGGTTGAGACCCCTGACTCGGCGCGACTCATCGGGCTAATGTACGTGCTGGACAGCGAGCACGAGCCGGTCCCGCTGGCAGTCGCCGAAGGCGACTCCCTGCGCAAGCTCGGTGAGATCCACTATGGGTTGTCGTCGTCGGCCGCGACGCTCCGCAAAGTGAACGCCAGCCTCGTGGGTTCGGTTCGCTCGCTGACCGTCTTCTCGGTGCTGCAGGTGCTGCTCCTGGTCGGATTCGTGATTGTCGGGATCTGGGGGATTCTCTCCTACAAACGTCGGGAGCAGGAGCACATCTGGACCGCCCTGGCCAAGGAGACCGCGCACCAGATGGCGACACCGCTCTCATCCTTCAGCGCCTGGCTGGATGTGCTTCGCCAGCGCGCACCGGACGTCACAGTGGAGATGGAGCAGGACCTGATAAGAATGAAGGAGGTC from candidate division WOR-3 bacterium harbors:
- a CDS encoding exo-alpha-sialidase — protein: MKYFALLVPLLLVTAAFADQPWGANVRAADVGDTINEGESCIASDGDYVYCVCNWAERSRYAGLTYGRSTNGGTTWTSSVWKDTSVGIDWHTDPLIMVDDSHYVHLYCQFSTTVLNHYLSTDHGVTWSDTSDVSEFLPSGTVDKPWGVVRGNNIYIAWQQWDAPQQGIVFAKSTDRGRTWNRTVADSTRTGITGICLSPSGIIYLMNRYWGGDGVYCTRSTDQGTTWAPWVTVDPTCSYTDGYGDRAPLPSIAAPTDSNVVITWVDDGLGNWDIVYSRSTDSGQTWSATTRLPDSSAGGQCKGWVTADYTGRLHFMWYHTPSWPTSSSSRWSMRYTYSDDYGATIRSSIRITDTTFTSPVSFLGEYHIIVTDSTYARAIWADGRGGDNDLFFAEAALTDLGLQENPWQVTRLPELSLELPAIAHGSALAVSFAVLRPRRLTLAVLDATGRILKTVDMGKREAGTTESTKCLTA
- a CDS encoding HAMP domain-containing histidine kinase: MNKSGFRFGARLLQLYFTIGLLALAGVWFFYSQYLLIRLSRSWQGYVSTLSAQLESDTQLRSRIYAKFMSRATEPSEGSSPELDIIFDEIIRKIDFPVIITDAKGKPTSWRNLPVETPDSARLIGLMYVLDSEHEPVPLAVAEGDSLRKLGEIHYGLSSSAATLRKVNASLVGSVRSLTVFSVLQVLLLVGFVIVGIWGILSYKRREQEHIWTALAKETAHQMATPLSSFSAWLDVLRQRAPDVTVEMEQDLIRMKEVLDRFSRIGLPPELTPHRVGEAIERSVAFVRRRAPKTVAFVAEVVDDATVRVDDVLFSWMLENLLKNSVDAIGTKLGEVRVRCALSADRRFLEIEVTDSGEGVKTERLFEPGVTTKKYGWGVGLTLAKRIVESYHQGKLLLKESQPGRTVFSIFLPVNRGAEKES